A window from Vigna angularis cultivar LongXiaoDou No.4 chromosome 7, ASM1680809v1, whole genome shotgun sequence encodes these proteins:
- the LOC108337471 gene encoding protein CLT3, chloroplastic isoform X1: MASLCRRLSAAGAGASVGRAQLRRPAGISELRYSCYVGRPMRLVAAGATVGGGAWVSFASGGREEKVGACSYAVEDRKLAADGGRESVEGSGKRAAEVAAAAATTVVLGVGNRVLYKLALVPLKQYPFFLAQLATFGYVIVYFGVLYIRHHAGMVTDEMLDAPKAPFVVVGLLEALAAATGMAAGAILSGASIPILSQTFLVWQILLSIIFLGRRYKVNQLLGCFLVSIGVVVTVASGAGVGNSLKEGGMFWSLLMIISFFLQAASTVLKETIFLDSTQKLKGGSMDLFVVNSYGSAFQALFICLLLPFLSKLWGIPFSQLPNYLKDGAACFLNVGTLSNGCDGAPLLPLLFIIVNIGFNIALLHLLKISSAVVSCLASTFSVPISIYVFTMPLPYLGVASSLPAGFMTGAIILIFGLLIYAWTPSNGSFSAPT; encoded by the exons ATGGCTTCACTATGCCGGCGGTTATCCGCCGCCGGCGCCGGCGCATCGGTCGGTCGGGCTCAGTTACGGCGCCCCGCTGGGATAAGCGAGCTGCGTTACAGTTGCTACGTCGGGAGGCCAATGCGGTTGGTGGCGGCGGGGGCCACCGTGGGCGGCGGCGCGTGGGTGTCATTCGCCTCCGGAGGGAGGGAGGAGAAGGTGGGGGCTTGCTCCTATGCGGTGGAGGATCGGAAGCTGGCGGCAGATGGTGGAAGGGAATCGGTGGAGGGGAGTGGTAAGCGGGCGGCGGAAGTGGCGGCAGCGGCCGCCACCACGGTGGTGCTGGGTGTGGGGAACCGGGTTTTGTATAAGCTGGCTTTGGTTCCGTTGAAGCAGTATCCTTTCTTCCTTGCTCAACTTGCCACTTTCGG ATATGTAATAGTGTACTTTGGCGTTTTGTATATTCGACATCATGCGGGCATGGTGACTGATGAAATGTTAGATGCGCCAAAGGCTCCATTTGTTGTTGTTGGTCTATTGGAGGCTCTTGCTGCAGCCACTGGAATGGCTGCAGGAG CAATTCTGTCTGGAGCATCCATTCCAATTTTATCTCAG ACTTTTCTCGTGTGGCAAATACTCCTGTCAATTATTTTTCTCGGAAGAAGATATAAAGTCAACCAACTACTTGGATGTTTTCTTGTATCCATTGGCGTAGTTGTTACTGTAGCAAG TGGAGCTGGTGTAGGGAATTCATTGAAGGAAGGTGGTATGTTTTGGAGTCTTCTCATGATAATCTCGTTTTTTCTCCAAGCAGCTAGCACCGTGCTTAAG GAGACAATCTTTTTGGACTCAACCCAAAAACTGAAG GGAGGTTCCATGGACTTGTTTGTTGTCAATTCGTACGGATCTGCTTTCCAA GCACTATTCATATGCCTTCTTCTACCCTTCTTGTCAAAATTATGGGGCATCCCCTTCAGTCAACTACCAAATTACCTTAAAGATGGTGCAGCCTGCTTCCTAAATGTTGGTACATTATCAAATG GATGTGATGGTGCTCCTCTGCTGCCTCTGTTGTTTATTATTGTAAACATAGGTTTCAACATTGCACTGCTTCATCTCCTCAAAATCTCTTCTGCTGTTGTATCTTGTCTTGCTTCCACATTTTCAG TTCCAATATCAATCTATGTGTTCACCATGCCATTGCCATACCTTGGTGTTGCCTCCTCTCTTCCAGCAGGTTTTATGACAGGGGCCATCATTCTCATTTTTGGCTTACTCATTTATGCATGGACCCCTTCAAATGGTTCCTTCTCAGCTCCCACCTAG
- the LOC108337471 gene encoding protein CLT3, chloroplastic isoform X2: protein MASLCRRLSAAGAGASVGRAQLRRPAGISELRYSCYVGRPMRLVAAGATVGGGAWVSFASGGREEKVGACSYAVEDRKLAADGGRESVEGSGKRAAEVAAAAATTVVLGVGNRVLYKLALVPLKQYPFFLAQLATFGYVIVYFGVLYIRHHAGMVTDEMLDAPKAPFVVVGLLEALAAATGMAAGAILSGASIPILSQTFLVWQILLSIIFLGRRYKVNQLLGCFLVSIGVVVTVASGAGVGNSLKEGGMFWSLLMIISFFLQAASTVLKETIFLDSTQKLKGGSMDLFVVNSYGSAFQALFICLLLPFLSKLWGIPFSQLPNYLKDGAACFLNVGTLSNGCDGAPLLPLLFIIVNIGFNIALLHLLKISSAVVSCLASTFSERIRRTWLYMGD, encoded by the exons ATGGCTTCACTATGCCGGCGGTTATCCGCCGCCGGCGCCGGCGCATCGGTCGGTCGGGCTCAGTTACGGCGCCCCGCTGGGATAAGCGAGCTGCGTTACAGTTGCTACGTCGGGAGGCCAATGCGGTTGGTGGCGGCGGGGGCCACCGTGGGCGGCGGCGCGTGGGTGTCATTCGCCTCCGGAGGGAGGGAGGAGAAGGTGGGGGCTTGCTCCTATGCGGTGGAGGATCGGAAGCTGGCGGCAGATGGTGGAAGGGAATCGGTGGAGGGGAGTGGTAAGCGGGCGGCGGAAGTGGCGGCAGCGGCCGCCACCACGGTGGTGCTGGGTGTGGGGAACCGGGTTTTGTATAAGCTGGCTTTGGTTCCGTTGAAGCAGTATCCTTTCTTCCTTGCTCAACTTGCCACTTTCGG ATATGTAATAGTGTACTTTGGCGTTTTGTATATTCGACATCATGCGGGCATGGTGACTGATGAAATGTTAGATGCGCCAAAGGCTCCATTTGTTGTTGTTGGTCTATTGGAGGCTCTTGCTGCAGCCACTGGAATGGCTGCAGGAG CAATTCTGTCTGGAGCATCCATTCCAATTTTATCTCAG ACTTTTCTCGTGTGGCAAATACTCCTGTCAATTATTTTTCTCGGAAGAAGATATAAAGTCAACCAACTACTTGGATGTTTTCTTGTATCCATTGGCGTAGTTGTTACTGTAGCAAG TGGAGCTGGTGTAGGGAATTCATTGAAGGAAGGTGGTATGTTTTGGAGTCTTCTCATGATAATCTCGTTTTTTCTCCAAGCAGCTAGCACCGTGCTTAAG GAGACAATCTTTTTGGACTCAACCCAAAAACTGAAG GGAGGTTCCATGGACTTGTTTGTTGTCAATTCGTACGGATCTGCTTTCCAA GCACTATTCATATGCCTTCTTCTACCCTTCTTGTCAAAATTATGGGGCATCCCCTTCAGTCAACTACCAAATTACCTTAAAGATGGTGCAGCCTGCTTCCTAAATGTTGGTACATTATCAAATG GATGTGATGGTGCTCCTCTGCTGCCTCTGTTGTTTATTATTGTAAACATAGGTTTCAACATTGCACTGCTTCATCTCCTCAAAATCTCTTCTGCTGTTGTATCTTGTCTTGCTTCCACATTTTCAG AAAGAATTAGAAGAACATGGCTATATATGGGAGATTGA
- the LOC108337364 gene encoding rhodanese-like/PpiC domain-containing protein 12, chloroplastic gives MSILRGICVLRVGVATPKPYLLPSIFSSSFNIRTLSHTTFSRTFRFLPPSIPLSSFVPLIPPKAAASYGTGSGGAEDGRPRELLVQHLLVKEDDQKLLLDLLQKISSGEDLSDLAVEHSVCPSKEEGGMLGWVKKGQMVPEFEEAAFSAPLNKVVKCKTKFGWHLLQVLSEREESILQDIQPHELHGKIQDPNFLEEAQLIDVREPEEVAKASLPGFTVLPLRQFGSWGPEITKKLDPEKDIYVMCHHGMRSLQVAKWLLSQGFRKVYNVSGGIHAYAVQVDPSVPTY, from the exons ATGTCAATTTTGAGAGGAATTTGTGTGCTGAGAGTGGGAGTGGCAACTCCAAAACCTTACCTTCTTCCCTCTATCTTTTCATCATCCTTCAACATTCGTACCCTCTCACACACCACTTTTTCCAGAACCTTTCGTTTCCTCCCACCTTCAATTCCTCTTTCATCCTTTGTGCCTCTCATACCTCCCAAAGCAGCAG CCTCTTATGGCACTGGGAGTGGTGGTGCTGAAGATGGTAGGCCAAGGGAACTATTGGTGCAGCATTTGTTGGTCAAAGAAGATGACCAGAAGCTTCTGTTGGATCTTCTGCAAAAAATCTCTTCAG GTGAAGATTTGAGTGATCTTGCTGTGGAACATTCAGTTTGCCCATCCAAAGAAGAAGGAGGAATGCTTGGATGGGTCAAAAAGGGTCAAATG GTTCCTGAATTTGAGGAGGCTGCGTTCAGTGCACCTTTAAACAAAGTTGTAAAGTGCAAAACCAAATTCGGATGGCACCTGCTGCAGGTTTTATCTGAAAG GGAAGAATCAATTCTTCAAGACATTCAACCTCATGAGCTGCATGGGAAAATTCAAGATCCCAATTTTTTGGAGGAGGCACAGCTAATTGACGTTCGAGAGCCTGAAGAAGT GGCTAAAGCATCTTTGCCAGGATTTACTGTTCTTCCCCTCCGACAATTTGGAAGCTGGGGGCCTGAAATAACTAAAAAACTTGACCCTGAAAAGGATATATACGTTATG TGTCATCATGGCATGCGGTCATTACAGGTTGCCAAATGGTTGCTGTCACAg GGCTTCAGGAAAGTATACAATGTTTCTGGGGGAATCCATGCCTATGCTGTTCAGGTTGATCCATCAGTACCCACATACTGA